Genomic DNA from Filimonas effusa:
AATCGTTAAATCAGAATTGGAAATACTGGTGTATAACTCTTTGATTTCTATACCGCTATCGGTATAAATTTTCTTTTTTTCAGGCACGGCAATCGTATTATGTTGTTAGTTATTTTTTATAGGCTGGAATAGTCCGACACTGGCAAAAACACAGGAATACTTACAAAAGCTGCTTCGCTTCGTAAGATAGTGCCTCGCTTACCACTTCGTGTAAGGAGCCTTTTTTATCGGCCATCAGGTATTCCAGTAATAGCTTATTTAAATCCAGTCCTGTGGCGTTAATGGGTAAAGCGCTGGCGAACTGGTTAATAACAAGTAAATTCTGTTCTTTCAGGTTTTTAACGGCTTTCCATGCCTCTGGACTGACATAAATCTGCTGGCTGATATTGTATTCAAACTCTTCCCTGATATTGCGGGTTAGTATCGCCTGCATGTCGGCAGCGCTGATGCCCGATACATTTACCCTGGTAATAAGATTGGGTAATGCAATTCTGTCTACCAGCACGGTTAGCCTTTCATAGGCTTGAAGTTGTAATTGTTGTCCTCCCTGTACTTTAACCCTTTCCTCCAGTTTAGCCTTTCGCTGCAGGTAAATCAGGTAAGCTAATACTGCGGCAATCATACAGGCTATCAGAACTGTTAACACTACGGTCGTATCTAACATCTAATTCTTTTTTAACAAAAATAGGGAGAATGAAAGGTTTTCCGTAATCCGAAAACGAGGCGGTATAGGCTGTTTCCTATTTCTTCTTAATTTTGCAGATACGGAAAAATTATAGGTATGGAAACTACAATGCAGATCCCTGTGTCTTTTACTGCCGGTGCTGTACAGGAAATCAAAAGTCTGATGCAGGCTGAGGCCGACAACCAATACCTTCGTGTAGGGGTAAAAGGTGGTGGTTGTAGTGGTTTAAGCTATGTACTGGGCTTCGATGAGAAAATGGAAGGTGATGAAGTGTTTGATTTCGAAGGTATTCCTGTAATAATGAATCCTGGCCACCAGATGTATCTCTTCGGAATGCAAATAGACTGGCAGGATGGCTTGAATGCAAGAGGCTTTACTTTTAATAATCCCAATGCTTCCAAAACTTGTGGTTGCGGAACATCATTCTCTGCTTAGAAGACGTTTTTTACAGTATAGTGAAAAAAAGTGACTGATTTTCATTCTCCCGGTCTAAATATTACATCTGGCGTATCTGGGTTTAAGGGGAGCCCCGGTAGCCGTGTTCAAGTGTAGTAGCTGTTTTTGAAAATCTACCTCCACATATCGCTCGTATTCTGCCAGCGATCTTTCTGTGCCCGGTCCGTATTGATATTCCTTTCCATATTTTCCGGTCAATAAATTTCTGACCACTTCAAAAGAGCTTTGATCTTTAAGACGCCATAGCGTGTGATCATCCCAATGGTTATTAACGCCTTTTCTTTCGTATTGATGCCAGATCACCGTTTGATGCGGGTGGAATAAGTCATAGCCATGTGTATATGCCCTTACAGCGATACTGATTTCCTCGCCTATGTAATAAATATCGGGATCGTGTGGCACTTCTGTACAGAAAATTCCGACAGTGAAACAAAAGCCGGCAGAATAGAATCTTGCCGGAATGGGAGCCGATAAATGTTGCCAGTCTGTAAGCCTTTTGGCAATAAATGTCGGTATGCCTGCTGATGTAAAACCTTCAATCTGCATATAGGATGGAGCAACGGGCGTTTCGGTTGAAAACGGAATGTCAGGCTCAAAAGCAGGAGGGTAGCCTGTTAATAGCGGCTTTCTGATCCCGGTGCTTTGTAAGCTGGCAAGCATTAACGTAAGTTTATGGTCCCAGTCTTTGGCGAACCGCATATGCGAGTCGATCTGAAGGGTCAGGTCTTCTCCATTATAGTGTTGTTGTATTAAATTTCTTGCCCAGCATACACCTTTTGAATCAGCGTAAAAGACATCAATTATAGTAAATCTGTTGTCTTTTCTGAATATATCAACGTTGTCGAATTTATCATCAGGATGATATTGACGGCAGATGCAGATGCGCAGCTGCTCAGGAGTGCGTGCGTTTTGCAACATACTGTTGATGGTTGGCAGCAGCTGCGGGTCTCTGTAAGCGGCTATTTGCACGAAAATTAGCATAAAATTGATTTATTCCTTCTTTCTGATTTTTTGACTAATCAGCGAAAAAAAACGACAGGGCTTTCCGGGCAGTTTTAATACGCCTTTCTGAAATAGGAATTGCTTGTCATCGGTATTTAAAAGTCCTTTGCCGGCAAATGTCCATAACTTGATTCCATCACTTTTTACCGGCAGATAAATGATGCCCTTGTACGCTTCTGATCCTATAATAACAGATGCCCCGGTAGAATGCCTGGGCGCCTGTTGTGCGGTTGCTGCTACTGCTTGTGGATAGTCTGCTATATCGAGTTGCAGGACGAAGCTTTTTGAATCTTTTGTGATCTGGTAGCTTTTTATTGTTACAGGAATTTCTGAATTGACTTCGATCTCAATCCCGCCAATTACTGTAAATGAGAGCAGCAGGAACAAGATGACTATTATATTCCCGTTTCTTATAATCCAGCTGGGTGGACGGGAAGAAAGAGGATATTTAATAGAATTATCAGGCATATTTGTTCTTTTTATTAAAATGGGCTAGACTGCCAGTTCAAGTTGATTCCTGACAAGATGATAATAAATGCCTTGTTGGGCGATCAGTGAATTGTGGTTCCCTATTTCTTTTACTTCTCCCTGGTCTAAAACAATGATCTGGTCAGCATTTTTAACTGTGCTGAGCCTATGAGCAATGATGATAACTGTTTTTTCATTAAAGAAACCAGAAAGGTTATTCATGATCGAATTCTCGTTTGTTGCGTCGAGATTACTTGTTGCTTCATCAAAGAAGAGATAGGCTGGATTTTTATAGACTGCCCTGGCTATTAGTATTCGCTGCTTTTGACCTCCGCTTATACCGTTCCCGTCGGCACCGATCCTGGTCAGTTCTTTTGACGGAAGGCCCTCGATAAACGATTCCAGGTTGGCAACTTTCAGTGAATATTTTAACCTGCTATAGTCAGGTTGTTGCTCGC
This window encodes:
- a CDS encoding HesB/IscA family protein, with amino-acid sequence METTMQIPVSFTAGAVQEIKSLMQAEADNQYLRVGVKGGGCSGLSYVLGFDEKMEGDEVFDFEGIPVIMNPGHQMYLFGMQIDWQDGLNARGFTFNNPNASKTCGCGTSFSA
- a CDS encoding DUF7935 family protein, with product MLDTTVVLTVLIACMIAAVLAYLIYLQRKAKLEERVKVQGGQQLQLQAYERLTVLVDRIALPNLITRVNVSGISAADMQAILTRNIREEFEYNISQQIYVSPEAWKAVKNLKEQNLLVINQFASALPINATGLDLNKLLLEYLMADKKGSLHEVVSEALSYEAKQLL
- a CDS encoding GlcNAc-transferase family protein; protein product: MLIFVQIAAYRDPQLLPTINSMLQNARTPEQLRICICRQYHPDDKFDNVDIFRKDNRFTIIDVFYADSKGVCWARNLIQQHYNGEDLTLQIDSHMRFAKDWDHKLTLMLASLQSTGIRKPLLTGYPPAFEPDIPFSTETPVAPSYMQIEGFTSAGIPTFIAKRLTDWQHLSAPIPARFYSAGFCFTVGIFCTEVPHDPDIYYIGEEISIAVRAYTHGYDLFHPHQTVIWHQYERKGVNNHWDDHTLWRLKDQSSFEVVRNLLTGKYGKEYQYGPGTERSLAEYERYVEVDFQKQLLHLNTATGAPLKPRYARCNI